The stretch of DNA GTCAGGGAGCAGGCCGGTGCATATATGCGCCAGGCGAGGGAGGCTCTGGCAGAGCTTTTTCCGCATCCAAATCAGGATGCCAGAACGCTGATTGCCTTGACTGAAGCCCTTCTCAACCGGGAGATGTGATTTAATCTGAGCCTTTTAGGGGGGATTGACAGGTGCGATTTGTACCCATCCCAAATCGAATTGCTTAAAGAACAGGCTCATTTCGTTCGCAATGAGCCAGAAATTTCCGCTGTTTGTGGCTGCGGAACATCAGCCATGTGCCCTGCATAAAGTGAGCCAGGGTGTAACCTGCTGCTGCTACATAGGCGCCTGTGAAAGCTTTGGTGATCACGCCGATAATTAATACCACAGCCAGTGTGAGCAAGAACGCTGCAGTTGCCTCAGCCACGGGACGGGTTTTTTCCTGATGGACGATGATGCCCTGGAAAAAGTGGATCAACACGCTCATTGGAGAAATCAAAATCGCAATACCCAGGGTGAGGCGGGCAGTGGCAGCTAGTTCAACGGGCAAATTGGCGACAGTTCTGAACCAAAAGGTGGAAAGCGGCGTGAAGACAAAGATCACGACCAGCCCGAAGATCACCAGGGCAGCCGTCCGGGCGAATTTGCGTAGCGCAGGAAAGGAGCAGGGTTCCTCCAGCAGTGCGACAACAGCCTCGTTATAAGCCACGCCGGGGTTGCGGATGATGGAAATCAGCCCGGACACAACGGACCACACAGCGAGGGAGGTCAGGGGGTCGGGCATGCGGGAGACCGTGGCAGAGACCAGAGGCAGCCACAGCAGCCACAAAGTGGAAGTCAACGCCAGAGGGCCGTAAAAGGCAATAAAACGCCTGAGGGTCAGCGGTGTTTTTACCGGGGGAGCTGCTTTGATCAGGTGATGGATCTTGCGACTGCGCAACCCGGCATAGGTGGCTTCTGCGGTAACGCCCAGAGCCTGAGTGATGCCTGCCAGGATTGTGCCGGGAATTGTGCCAATTGAAAAACCGATTGCAAGCGCAGTCACGTCGGTGACCAGGCGGACAGCGGTAATCTCCCCGACCAAGCGTGAATTGCCGAAGCGAATCATGGTTCCCTGCTGAAAACGGCGATAAGCGATCGCCATCGTCCACGGGGTCAGGAAGATCAGGCCAGCCCGAGCGGGTTCGACGACTTCTTCAGGGACCTGGAGGATGACGTTGACGATGAAGTCAAAAATGGGGGTAACAGCTACCAGCAGGTGCAGCGCCGACAGGGTGCCGCCCATGAACAGGGTAATCCTTTTCAGCCGCTGATAGGAGCGCCAATCGCGGCTGAGCGCGGTCGATGCAGCCAGGAGCATGATGATCGGCGCTTCGATGATCATCGCGATGGGGAACACGACGCCGCCATAGGCAGCCAGGTTGACTTTGGCGTTGGGTAGTCGGGCGACGATGGCGTTGATGGTCGGTAGTTCAAAGCTCATCAACAACCAGCTGGCGACAAGCGGTAGCCAGGTCACCAGGATTTTCTTGGGGGTGAGGTTGGCGGGCGGTGTTATGGGGTCAGTGCTCAAAGTGCGCATTCTCCAAGAGTTAGATGATCATCAAATTTGATTGAAGTATACTACGCTGACAGGCTGCGTGGAAATGGGTTTCAGGAATGAGTGGATTGTCCTGGACGTTAGTAGCGGGAAGATTGTCGCTTATGGGGAGGATGGAAGTAGCAAATGCGGTGCCCCGCGATCGGTTATCAATCTGATGCGCAACGAATAGGATCTCCCCGAAGTTCTAAGTTCTGGGCGCTACAGCTCCGGACGACGACCTTTCATCTAAAATCTAAAATTCTCATTTTATTTCGTCGAGAACCTGGATTATAATAAACGAAAGCATAAATGAAGGAGGCTCAATGCCAAAGCAGCCTTTTAAGCAGAGGTTGGGATGGCTGGAATGGATCCTGATTATCATTTTAGTCATTCTCATACTCATAACGTTATTCATGTTACTGCGACCTGCCATAACCAATTTCTGGCAGGACTTTATCCAATCATTGCAATAGGCGAACCATTTAAAATCAAAGAAAAATCGAAATCTGGCGATGAAAACCCGATTGGCAGCATTCGTTTTGAGAGGTTTCTGGCAGTCACTGGATTGGATCTATCCGCCCGTGTGTGCGAGTTGCGGCGAAATCGGATCCCGTTTATGCACGAGATGTCAGTCGAAGATCAAATTTATTGGGGGGAATCGCTGCAAAATCTGCGGGGAGCCAATGCCTGATGGGAGAACCACTTGTGCGGCATGCCGGAACAAACCGCCGACATATACCGCAGTTATAAACCTTGCGGTTTATGAAGGCGTTATTCGTGATTGTATCCACAGCTTGAAATACGCCAACAATCCAGGGTTGGGTGAGTTCTTTTCAGATTGGCTGGATGAGCTGGTCAACGATGCGGGCTGGTCAGTGGATGGGGTGATGCCGGTTCCCCTGGGCGCGCAGCGGCTTGCTGAACGGGGTTATAACCAGGCCGCCAGCATCGCGAAACCTTTGGCATTACGGTTGGGCGTCCGTTACCTTCCGTTCGGAATTGAGCGCGTCAGAGACACGCCCAGCCAGGTGGGGCTTTCAGGTGAGGCGCGGCGGCAAAATGTGATTGGCGCGTTTAAGGCTAACCCCGATCTTGTTGCAGGTAAGCGAATATTGATCGTTGATGATGTGATGACGACCGGGGCAACATTGGAAGCCTGTGCGTCGGCATTAAGAGAAGCTGGGTCAGCAGAGGTGTATGGCTTGACCTTAGGGCGGTTTGGAGCCCATATGACAACGGCAAACAAATCCAATCGCTCATCAAGTATAATTAATCAATCTAATTATTAATGGAGGTAAAAATGACTGTCAAAATCGAAATCTTCACCAAGAATTTAGAACTGACCGAACGGCTGAATAATTACGTTGAAACGAAAGTTGAAAAGCTTGAAAAATTCCTGGAAGAGGTTGATGAAAGTCGGGTTGACCTTTCACATGCCAAGACAGCCAGAAATGCTAATGATCGTTATGTCGCCCAAATCACGCTGCGAGGCAGGGGTTTTATCCTGCGCTCAGAGGAACGTTCAGATAGCATCTTTTCGGCGGTGGACGCGGCTTTGGACAAGATGCGCCGTCAAATCAGACGCTACAAAGGCAAACGCCCGCGCGGCAGGGGTGATGGACAGACGATTGCTGCTGCTATCGAGGTGCCTGAAGAAGACTATGAAATTGATGAATTACCCATCGTTGTCCGCCGGAAACGATTTATGCTGACCCCAATGGATGAACAAGAAGCAATTGAGCAAATGAAACTTTTGGGGCATGAAAATTTCTTTGTCTTTTTCAACGCTAATACAAACGAGTTCAATGTGCTGTACATGCGCCGTGATGGTAGTTACGGCATCATTATTCCTGAAATTGGCTGAGTCCGATTGTTTTCAAACAACGGCTTGCTCACAGTACTGTGAACAAGCCGTTTTTATTTTCATCATTGATGAGATACAATTTCACATAAGAAAAACAAGAAACGTTGGAGGTTCAAAATGAGTATTAATTGCAATGATCCACTGGTATTATCTGCAGATTTATTTTGTGATGAGCCGATGGATATTGATACCATCGAAGCGGCAGTTAAAAATATTCTGAGTGCGATTGGTGAGGATGTTGAGCGTGAAGGGCTTGAAAGAACGCCTCACCGGGTGGCAAATAGCTACAATGAATTGTTAGCTGGCTACCGGATGGATCCGCGCGAGTTAATTAATGATGCGATATTCGATGTTGCCTATGACCAGATGGTCATTGTGCGCGACATTGAATTTTACAGCATGTGTGAGCATCACATGTTGCCCTTTATGGGAAGGGCGCATGTGGCTTATATCCCTTCAGACAAGGTTATCGGGCTTTCGAAAATTCCCCGAATTGTTGATTTGTTCTCAAGAAGACTGCAGGTACAGGAGCGGATGACAACCCAGATTGCAGAGTACCTGGATGTGGTGCTCAAACCCAAGGGTGTCGCTGTTGTGGTGGAAGGGCTGCATATGTGCATGATGCTGCGAGGCGTCAAAAAACATGACGCACGGATGACCACCTCAGCCATGTTGGGAGCTTTTAGAAAGGATATATCAACTCGAATGGAATTTTTGGATAATATCTCCCGCGGAGCAGAAAAGCTGCATTTCTAACGGGATCGAGAAATTTCAACGCCGACAGAATCTGCTGCTGGGACCGCTTTGGGCTTTTCGACACGCAACCAGATCGAGGCAATGCGCTCATCGCAAAGAATTTCAGCAGCCAGGCCTTCGATCAACGCTTCGATTGTCAGGTGCGGTTTGTCTTGAACAAATTTGGTAATCTTTTTCGCTAACGTCGAATAGTTGATCGTTTGTCGGATGTCGTCGTCTCGAGCTGCTGACCTGATATCCGTTGAAACAACGGTGCTGATACAAATCTCCCGGGGAGTTTTCTGTTCATCAGAATGAATGCCGAGGAACCCGTTAACCTTGAGGTTTGAAATGAATATTTTGTCCATTGATCCTTACTTTCTCAGGACATAATTGTACCGAAAAATATGCTCTGAGGTGAGATGAAAATCATCGTTTTTTCAATCAATCCAATTTTCCCGGACGTGGTCACAGGCGGGGCATCGAAGCACCTGTATCATATCGCTCGTTCACTGGGCGAGGAAGGGCACGTGGTCAAAGTTTTGTGTGCCCAAAGCCGGACGGATTCCACCCGCTTTGAATGGGCAGAAAATGTTCAAGTTTTGCCGATCCTGCCATTCCACCTCCCGTTTCCACAACCGTATGCGATCAGCGGTGCGGATTTAGGGCTAATCGTTGAGCGGGTTTCGCAATATTTGCAGACAGCGGATCGGTTTTACATCCACGACGGTGAGTTTTTGCTCTCGGATGTGTATGCGCACATTCCCACAGTGACTTCGTTTCGCGACAATATCTATCCTGAATCCATCCTGGGGTCCTTTATTGGTAAGGCGGATGATGTGATTTGCATATCGCAATTTTCATCAGATGTCATTCGCGCGACATCAGGCCGTTTTTATCCAGGTTTGAACGAGCGGATTCATCTGGTGAATAACGGGATTGATTTTGATGTGTTCAAGCCGGTCCCCTTTGAGCAATTAGCTAAGCGATTCCATGTGGACCCACAAAGGGACATCATCCTGCTGCATCCTCACCGCCCCGAACCGGGCAAAGGGCTATCTGAAACGATCCAGGTGGTCGCTCGGCTGGTGCATCAGCATGGAATGCAGCAGGTTAAGGTGTTGATCCCAGAGTGGATTGAATCGATGGTTTCAGGCGGAGATGCGAGCTTTTACCAGCAGATGCTGCACCTGATGGAAAAGCTGGGGGTTCAAGACCACTGCGTGTTTATCCCGTGGATATCCCAACAGGAGATGCCAGCCTTCTACAGCCTAGGACGTGTGACCCTGTGCCTGGGTAATTTTGTGGAGACCTTCGGAAACGTGGCTTATGAGTCCCTGGCTTGTAACACACCCAGCATTGTTGCCCGGGTTGGCGTCCATCGTACCTTATTGCCGGATCATCTGATTGACAAAGTCGATTATGGCGATATTGATGGCGCTGTAGATTGTGTCCTATCAATTTTGGCAGGAGACGTTGAAAAGCAATCCGCATCACTGACCTATTTGAAAAAACACCTCGACTTTCAAAGCCAGGTAGATGCCTATCGAGACATCATTACTCGTTGCCAAAAACGCGAACCACTTCAATTTATTCCACCCCAGCCTGTACCGGGACAAAAGTACAGCCTGGCACCCTGGTGCTATCTGTCTGGAGAGCGGATTTACCATGATTTCCGGCGCGAATATATTTATGACCCGGATTTAATTGCCCTACTGCGCGAGTCGATAAGTTTCGGTAGGGAAGACGCCGTACACCAATCGATCTCTGATCAAAACTGGCAAACATGGCTGGATAAAACCCTGATTGTGCCGGTAGAATTAACAAAATGAAAACAATGAAAGGAAAAACGAGATGCTAAATTTAGCAGACCAGGTCGTGGTTGTCACCGGGGCGGCGGGCAATTTAGGGCAGGCTGTGGTGGAATTGTTCCTGGAAGCCGGTTGCCGGGTGGTTGCCCTGGATCATCGTCAGGGGCGATTGGATGCAATTTTTCCACAGGCAGACGACAAACTGCACTTTTTTGAAGGAGTGGACAGCGCCGACCGTGAAGCCATGCTTGCAGTTGCCAGGGAAATCATTTCCGCGGTAGGACCAGTGGATGTGCTGGTCAATACAGTGGGCGGTTTCACTATGGGCCAACGGGTTGATGAGATTACCTCAGATACCTGGGAGCACATGATGAACCTGAATGTGCACGCCTTTTTAAATGCTGCAGCGGCGTTTGTGCCAGGAATGGTATCCGCCGGCAGCGGGAAAATCGTGACCATTGGAGCGGGCGCTGCACTTAAAGGCGGCGCGAGGGTGGGCGCATATTCAGCGGCGAAAAGCGCCTTATTGCGGTTAACGGAGAGCCTGGCGGCAGAATTGAAAACGAGCCATATCCAGGTCAATTGTGTTTTGCCGGGGACAATTGACACTCCACAAAACCGCCAGGCGATGCCCGATGCGAATTTTGAGCGGTGGGTAAAACCTGAGCAGGTTGCCCATGCGATCTTGTTTTTATCGTCGTCTGCTGCAGACGCAATTACAGGTGCTGCAATTCCCGTACCGGGTGGCTAACGAATTTATAGATATTGACCGCCATCAACGCGCAAGAATGCCCCGGTGGTGAAATCGCTCTTTATTAAATGAAGGGCATTTTCCACAGCGATTTCCGGGCTTCCCGTGCGTTTGAGCGGGATATTTTGTTGTGCATAGGCTTGCAGGTCGATATGTTCTTTGCCAGCTAAGGGTAGCATGATGCCCAGACCAAGTGCATTGACGGTGATATCAGGCGCCAGTTCAGCGGCAAACATACGGGTCATTTCAACCAGGGCAATTTTAGTCAATCGGTAGGCAAAATGTGAAGGTTGCGGTTTGCGAATTTGGGCGTCCGCAATGTTCAGAACCCTTCCCTGCTGCGTTTTTGGGAGTTGATTGGCAAAGGCCTGAATAAGTAAGAAAGGGGTTTGTAGATTGATGCGAAATTGAGTTTCCCAGGTGTGTAAATCTGTCTCCAGTCCAGTATCTTTGAGATAAATCGCCGCGTTGTTGATGAGGATGTCCACGCATTGGAAATGCTCGAGGGCTTGCGGGAACAGAGCCTGGGTGGCAGAAAGATCGGAAAAATCCGCCTTCAATGCAACTGCCTTCACCCCGAAATCCTGGGCGAGTTGAACGGTCTCTTCTGCTGGAGCGGCTGATTGATTGTAATGGACTACCAGGTTCACGCCTTCCCGGGCTAAGGCCAGAGCAAAGGCGCGCCCCAGCCTGATTCCGCCGCCAGTTACCAACGCTGTTTTACCTTTCAATTCCATTTTCCACCTCATTAATTCGTATAGCTTTAGCCTGATCGGTTATTTTCTCCAGGATTTCCTGGATGGAAACACCGGTGGCGGGGTTCCGAAAATCGGGTGACATCTCCGCCAGCGGCACGGCAATGTAACGATATTTTAACATATCCGGGCTGGGAATGTGATGATGCGCTGCCTTAAAAACATTCTCCCCATATGTCAAAATGTCCAGATCGAGGACGACTCGAGCTTTTTCGCCAGTCACTCTGCCGAGTTGCTTTTCGATGGCTTTAAGGCGTTCATCCAGCGCAGGATAAGGCAAATCAGTTTCTATTTCAAGAACCTTATTATAGAAGGGGTTGACTTCCGGACGGCGATATACATCTTTCGTGAGGTAAGCGCCTGATTTTCGGCGGATGCGAAATTGGTCCGCAAGCATTTCTTCCGCTTGTGAAAAATTTGATTGAGGATCAATGTTTGAGCCCATGCTGATGATCACACCGATTTTTCTTTTACGCGGAAACGCTCGCACGTAAAGCAGTGCCGATGAACACAGCAGAGAGCCAAAGGCGATTAACTGGTAGAAATCAAATTGACCCAGTAGAAATTTCTCTGCGTTGAAAGCTCGAGTAAACAGGGCGATTACTGCAATGCCAGCGATTGTAATGCTGAACAGGACCCCGTTGTGCATGAATCCGGTTGTCTTCAGCCACTTTGTTTGAATCAGCAGGAATAACGTTAAAATTGTTCCGAGGATGAAACCGTATAACTGAACGGGATGCCTGGTGGCATTCCACAAAGAAACGCCCCATGGCACCTGTGTTGGCACTCCATACGCGTTTCCATTGGCATAGTTCGCCAGATGAATACCCATAAAAATTAACAGGAACAAGGGGGTCAGCGCGTCCAAAGTGGGCCAGAGCGGCAGGTGTTTTTTTTGTGCCAGGATGATGGGTGTCAATATACCGACCAAGATGCCAAAGCTGGTATCCAGCATCGAGGGTGTTAAGGATAACAGACTGAGAGGATTAATGGTCATTATCGATGGGTTTTTAAGCATGAACCCAAGCCGGGCGCCGATGATACCAGCGATCAACGCGATCAGGATACCATTTTCGATGGCTTCAGTGTGAGTGCCAAGGTTTGTCGAAAATTTTCCTGTCAGGAAAGAACCGATGAAAAAACTCAGCAAGAGAATGAAGGCTGCAGCCTGGATGGCGAGGGGACCAATGTTGATAATCGGAAACATGATTTTAGTCCTCACCCTGCGTGAACAGCGATTCTAGTTGGACACGCAAAAATCCTTCAGTGAGCCCTGAACCAATAATTACGTCTGATATCTTTCCATTAGAATCAACCAGAAACGAGGTTGGAAAAGCACGCATTTGATATGCATTGGCGACAGCTCCATCCAGGTCTAATAGCATCGTGAAGGTATACGCCTGGGATTGGAAGTAGGCTTTGGCTTCAGAAAGGTTGTCTTGATTTGTGGTGTTAACGGCTAAAATTGCAAAGCCCTGTGGGGCATAATCCCGGTAAACCGCTTCTAACCCCGGTAGGATGGACTTACACACCGAGCACCACGAAGCCCAAAATATGATTAATACCGGACTGCCCTGGTAATCCGCCAATGTATAGAGATCGCCTTGGGGTGTGGTCAGGCTGAAAGACGGTGCAAAGAATCCCCTGTGTGGCGCAGTTTGGAGCGCATCAGTGTGTACGATGGGGAAAAGGACCGGCGTGAAGATGATCCATGCCAGACTGAGGAGAGCAATTGTGATCGCTATAGAAATGAATTGTTTCTTGTTCACAGATTCCTTATGGCTAATCAGAGCTAATAAACAATTGAGGAGTGATTTAACTGATGAATCAGCACCTGTTTTATGAAGTTTACAGCATAAATATTACCCCAATTAGCTGCTAACCTGTAGGCTGATTCAATGTCAACCTGATCGAGAGATGAGGTATTGGAGGCGTAAACATGGTAAAATAAGCCAATAGAATTTAGAAAGGATAATTTACAATGAGTCATAGAGCAATTGTCGAAAAAGCAATTAATACGATTAAGTTTTTATCGGTTGACGGAATTCAAACTGCCAAATCAGGACATCCTGGTTTACCAATGGGGACAGCGGGTATTGGATATGCTGTCTTCATGCATTGTTTGAAGTTCAACCCCAAGAATCCCGGCTGGTTTAATCGTGATCGGTTTATACTCTCGGGCGGTCATGGCTCGATGCTGATGTACAGCTTATTGCACCTGACCGGGTACGACCTGCCCCTGGAGGCACTGAAGAATTTTAGGCAATGGGGCAGCATCACACCGGGTCATCCGGAATATGGAATGACGCCGGGTATTGAGGTGACGACTGGCCCGCTCGGACAGGGTTTTGCCAACGGCGTTGGTATGGCGATAGCCGAGGCGCACCTGGCGGCAAAATTTAACCGCCCTGGTTACAAGATGATTGACCATCATGTGTATGCCATCGTGACCGATGGAGATTTAATGGAAGGGGTTGCTTCTGAAAGCGCTTCGCTGGCGGGTCACCTTAAACTGGGTAAGTTGATCTATTTTTATGATGACAACCGCATCTCGATCGATGGCTCTACCGACTTGACTTTTACTGAAGATCGCGCGAAACGATTTGAAGCCTATGGCTGGCATGTATCGCATGTGAATGATTCTTTTGATATTGACGCACTGGTGCAAGCGGTGGAAGCAGCTAAAGCTGACCCCAGGCCTTCGCTGATCATTGTGCGCACTAAAATAGGGCAGGGTCTGCCTACCGTAGAGGGGACTGCAGGTGCTCACGGCAACCCACCCGGGTGGGATGAGATTGACCAGGCCAAACAAAACGTTGGATGGCCAGTCGAACCGCGGTTTTACATTCCCGATGATGTTCGGGAACACTTCCAATCCAAGATTATCGAAGGTCGAGAACTGGAAACAACCTGGGAAGAACAATTTGCGCAATACCACCTCGCCTATCCTGAGCTGGCAGTTGAGTTACGCCGGCGCATCGCGGGGATTTTGCCAGATGATTGGGAAGACGCACTCCCTAGCTTTGAGCCAAATGAAAAGGGCATGGCTACGCGTTCTGCTTCGGGCAAGGTGATTAATGCCCTGGCGGGTGTGCTGCCGGAATTAATGGGCGGATCGGCTGACCTGGCGCCTTCAAACATGACCTGGATTGAAGGCGAGAGGGATTTCCAGGCGGAGCATCCTGAGGGGCGGAATATCCATTTTGGTGTGCGGGAGCACGGTATGGGTGCGATTGTTAACGGAATGGCAGTGCACGGTGGGTTGCTGCCCTATGGTGGCACGTTCCTGGTCTTTTCCGATTATATGCGGGGTGCGATTCGCCTATCGGCTTTGTCGGCGTATCACTCGATCTGGGTATTAACGCACGATTCGATTGGTGTGGGCGAAGACGGTCCTACGCACCAACCAGTAGAGCATGTCACCAGTTTACGCTTGATCCCGGATTTGATCACAATCCGACCTTCAGATGCCAACGAAACAGCACAAGCCTGGCGTTTTGCGATCCAGCACAAGGGACCTGTTGCCCTGGTGCTGACACGACAAAATACTGCCACTATCGATCGTCAGCTTTACACTGATGCAGAAGAATTGAGTAAAGGAGCGTATGTTTTGGCGGATTTTGGAGGTAAAACCCCAGAACTGATCCTGATGGCATCCGGTTCTGAAGTTAATCTGATTCTTAAAGCCGCTGAGAACCTGGCGGCAGAAGGTTTGAGTGTGAGGGTGGTCTCTTTCCCGTCTTGGGAGCTGTTTGACAAACAGGATCAGGATTACAAAGACCGTATTTTTCCGCCGTTTGTGAAGAAACGCCTGGCGGTCGAGGCTGGTACGACCCTGGGTTGGGAGCGCTGGGTTGGTGATGATGGACTGGTGATTGGTATTGATCAATTTGGCGCTTCAGCACCTTTATCGGTTGTGATGGAAAAATACGGTTTGTCCGTCGGCAACATTACAAAGACAGCGTTGAAATTGTGCCAGTAAATATTTTTACAAAAGCCGAATACGGAAAGAAGACAGGAGAGCGTTCAAATGAAAATTGCTGTTGCCGCTGACCATGCGGGCTACCCGCTTAAAGACACGATCATTGAGGTTGTGCGAACCTGCGGTCATATCCCGATTGACTTGGGAACAAATTCGAAAGAAAGCGTCGACTATCCCGATTATGCTGAAAAAGCTGGAAACGCGCTTGTTGATGGCTCTGCAGACCGGGCGATTGTGATTTGCGGTTCTGGTGTGGGGGCGTGTATTGCCGGGAACAAGATCGTTGGTGTATATGCTTGTTTATGCCATGACACCTATTCTGCTGCCCAGGGTGTTGAACATGATCAAATGAACATGTTGTGCTTGGGCGCAAGGATTGTCGGCACGGAACTCGCCAAGCAAATTGTTGTAGCTTTTCTGGGTGCCAATCCATCAGATGATGCACGTCACCTGCGCAGGGTAGGAAAGATCAAGCTGATTGAAAAACGTGAATTGTGTGGAGAAGTGTAAATGAGCAAGGTTGTCCAATTATATTTACTGGGGCAATCGATCTGGTACGATAATCTCAAACGTTCATTAATCAGGGATGGCACAATTGCCAGCATGATCGAGCGGCGCGAGATTTTGGGGATAACTTCCAATCCGAGTATTTTTGAAAAAGCAATTATCAGCGATACGGATTACCAGTCAGATTTACAATTAATGGCCTGGGCTGGTCTGAACGCCGAAGAGATTTTTTACCGTCTGGCGATTCAAGATATTCGGGACGCGGCGGATCTCTTCAGACCGTATTATGAAGCCAGTAACGGGGCAGATGGATTTGTGAGCCTGGAAGTCAACCCTAAACTGGCGGATGACACCCAGGGCACAATCGACGAGGCTAGGTGGTTATGGCAGGAGGTGAACCGGCCCAACCTGATGGTAAAAATACCAGCAACCAGGGCAGGTTTACCAGCCATAACAGAGGCAATTGCGGCGGGAATCAACGTGAATGTGACGCTGATTTTTTCACGCACGCGTTATCGTGAGGTGATGGATGCCTATCTTGCCGGTCTTGAAAAACGTCTTCGACAGGGCGGGGATATTTCACAGATTAATTCTGTAGCCTCGTTTTTTGTTTCGCGATTTGATTCTAATGCAGATGCGCGTTTGGAGCGGATCATTCAATCTGGCGGTAAACCAGCAGAGCAGGCCAAAGCGTTGAAAGGCAAACTGGCAGTAGACAATACCCGCCTGGCCTATCAGGACTACCTCCGATCTTTTGATTCACCACGATTTGCAGCACTGGAAAAATCGGGCGCACGCAAACAACGCCCTCTTTGGGCTTCAACAAGCACGAAAAACCCGGATTACAACGACATTATGTATGTCGATGAACTGGTCGCTGAAAACTCGATTAATACCGTGCCCCCGGAGACTTTGCTGGCGTACTTAGATCATGGCATTCCGAAACTCAGGATCGAAGAGGATTTAAGCCGAGCGGAATCCGATTTCATTCAACTCGCCGAACTAGGGATTTCCATCGATGAGATCACACAGGAACTTGAGGATGACGGTGTGCGGAAATTTTCTGAATCCTTCGATAGTTTACTCCAGGCGATTGAATTGCAGCGAGAAGCGTTTGTGAAAGGACTCGGCAGTGTCGCCGACAGGGTTAGTGAGAAGGTCAATCAACTCAAGAGGGAAGATTATATCGCGCGGTTGTATCGAAATGACCCGACATTGTGGACAAAGACTTCAGAAGGGCAAACAACGGTTCAAACTCGACTGGGCTGGAGCGACCTGCCCGGTGCAAGCCAGGCTCTGATTCCAAAACTTGAAGAGTTTTCAAAAGATTGCCTTTCTGCTGGTTTCACCCGGGCGCTGGTAATCGGCATGGGTGGTTCATCGTTGGCACCTGAAACCATGGCATTGATTTTGGGCGACTTAAGCAAGGGTATGGATGTTAGGATCATCGATTCTACGCTTCCAGACCAGATCCATGAAATTGAAAAATGGGTCGATTATTCACAAACTTTGTTTATCCTTGCCAGCAAATCGGGGA from Brevefilum fermentans encodes:
- a CDS encoding ComF family protein; translation: MCASCGEIGSRLCTRCQSKIKFIGGNRCKICGEPMPDGRTTCAACRNKPPTYTAVINLAVYEGVIRDCIHSLKYANNPGLGEFFSDWLDELVNDAGWSVDGVMPVPLGAQRLAERGYNQAASIAKPLALRLGVRYLPFGIERVRDTPSQVGLSGEARRQNVIGAFKANPDLVAGKRILIVDDVMTTGATLEACASALREAGSAEVYGLTLGRFGAHMTTANKSNRSSSIINQSNY
- the hpf gene encoding ribosome hibernation-promoting factor, HPF/YfiA family; the protein is MTVKIEIFTKNLELTERLNNYVETKVEKLEKFLEEVDESRVDLSHAKTARNANDRYVAQITLRGRGFILRSEERSDSIFSAVDAALDKMRRQIRRYKGKRPRGRGDGQTIAAAIEVPEEDYEIDELPIVVRRKRFMLTPMDEQEAIEQMKLLGHENFFVFFNANTNEFNVLYMRRDGSYGIIIPEIG
- the folE gene encoding GTP cyclohydrolase I FolE gives rise to the protein MDIDTIEAAVKNILSAIGEDVEREGLERTPHRVANSYNELLAGYRMDPRELINDAIFDVAYDQMVIVRDIEFYSMCEHHMLPFMGRAHVAYIPSDKVIGLSKIPRIVDLFSRRLQVQERMTTQIAEYLDVVLKPKGVAVVVEGLHMCMMLRGVKKHDARMTTSAMLGAFRKDISTRMEFLDNISRGAEKLHF
- the folB gene encoding dihydroneopterin aldolase, whose protein sequence is MDKIFISNLKVNGFLGIHSDEQKTPREICISTVVSTDIRSAARDDDIRQTINYSTLAKKITKFVQDKPHLTIEALIEGLAAEILCDERIASIWLRVEKPKAVPAADSVGVEISRSR
- a CDS encoding glycosyltransferase family 4 protein, with translation MKIIVFSINPIFPDVVTGGASKHLYHIARSLGEEGHVVKVLCAQSRTDSTRFEWAENVQVLPILPFHLPFPQPYAISGADLGLIVERVSQYLQTADRFYIHDGEFLLSDVYAHIPTVTSFRDNIYPESILGSFIGKADDVICISQFSSDVIRATSGRFYPGLNERIHLVNNGIDFDVFKPVPFEQLAKRFHVDPQRDIILLHPHRPEPGKGLSETIQVVARLVHQHGMQQVKVLIPEWIESMVSGGDASFYQQMLHLMEKLGVQDHCVFIPWISQQEMPAFYSLGRVTLCLGNFVETFGNVAYESLACNTPSIVARVGVHRTLLPDHLIDKVDYGDIDGAVDCVLSILAGDVEKQSASLTYLKKHLDFQSQVDAYRDIITRCQKREPLQFIPPQPVPGQKYSLAPWCYLSGERIYHDFRREYIYDPDLIALLRESISFGREDAVHQSISDQNWQTWLDKTLIVPVELTK
- a CDS encoding SDR family NAD(P)-dependent oxidoreductase, producing MLNLADQVVVVTGAAGNLGQAVVELFLEAGCRVVALDHRQGRLDAIFPQADDKLHFFEGVDSADREAMLAVAREIISAVGPVDVLVNTVGGFTMGQRVDEITSDTWEHMMNLNVHAFLNAAAAFVPGMVSAGSGKIVTIGAGAALKGGARVGAYSAAKSALLRLTESLAAELKTSHIQVNCVLPGTIDTPQNRQAMPDANFERWVKPEQVAHAILFLSSSAADAITGAAIPVPGG
- a CDS encoding SDR family oxidoreductase, producing MELKGKTALVTGGGIRLGRAFALALAREGVNLVVHYNQSAAPAEETVQLAQDFGVKAVALKADFSDLSATQALFPQALEHFQCVDILINNAAIYLKDTGLETDLHTWETQFRINLQTPFLLIQAFANQLPKTQQGRVLNIADAQIRKPQPSHFAYRLTKIALVEMTRMFAAELAPDITVNALGLGIMLPLAGKEHIDLQAYAQQNIPLKRTGSPEIAVENALHLIKSDFTTGAFLRVDGGQYL
- the folK gene encoding 2-amino-4-hydroxy-6-hydroxymethyldihydropteridine diphosphokinase, whose product is MFPIINIGPLAIQAAAFILLLSFFIGSFLTGKFSTNLGTHTEAIENGILIALIAGIIGARLGFMLKNPSIMTINPLSLLSLTPSMLDTSFGILVGILTPIILAQKKHLPLWPTLDALTPLFLLIFMGIHLANYANGNAYGVPTQVPWGVSLWNATRHPVQLYGFILGTILTLFLLIQTKWLKTTGFMHNGVLFSITIAGIAVIALFTRAFNAEKFLLGQFDFYQLIAFGSLLCSSALLYVRAFPRKRKIGVIISMGSNIDPQSNFSQAEEMLADQFRIRRKSGAYLTKDVYRRPEVNPFYNKVLEIETDLPYPALDERLKAIEKQLGRVTGEKARVVLDLDILTYGENVFKAAHHHIPSPDMLKYRYIAVPLAEMSPDFRNPATGVSIQEILEKITDQAKAIRINEVENGIER